A DNA window from Microcystis aeruginosa NIES-843 contains the following coding sequences:
- a CDS encoding type II toxin-antitoxin system HicB family antitoxin: protein MQYKVSLKQTEEGYAVWCPGLPGCASQGTTKEEALNNIQDAIVSYLEVAEELNQGVESCYVEVELNHA from the coding sequence ATGCAGTATAAAGTCAGTCTTAAGCAAACAGAAGAAGGATATGCTGTTTGGTGTCCCGGTTTACCCGGCTGTGCTTCTCAAGGTACAACAAAAGAAGAAGCTCTCAATAATATTCAAGATGCTATTGTGTCTTATTTAGAAGTTGCCGAGGAATTGAATCAAGGTGTAGAATCTTGTTATGTGGAAGTTGAATTAAATCATGCCTAG
- a CDS encoding type II toxin-antitoxin system RelE/ParE family toxin, with product MIQNFKDKEAQKVFERKHSRKLPLDIQQVALRKLRMLNRAETLQDLRVPPANRLERLVGDREGQYSIRVNDQWQICFVWQNGDALDVEIVDYH from the coding sequence GTGATCCAAAACTTTAAAGATAAAGAAGCTCAAAAAGTTTTTGAACGTAAACATTCGCGTAAATTGCCATTAGATATCCAACAAGTGGCATTGCGAAAATTGCGGATGCTTAATCGTGCGGAAACCCTGCAAGATCTTCGTGTCCCACCAGCAAATCGATTGGAACGTCTGGTTGGTGACAGGGAAGGTCAATATAGCATTCGGGTTAACGATCAATGGCAAATTTGCTTTGTCTGGCAAAACGGTGATGCTCTAGACGTAGAAATCGTTGATTATCATTGA
- a CDS encoding type II toxin-antitoxin system HicA family toxin, which produces MPLKPLSYREIKRKLEAAGFEVISQKGSHVKFAKDTPEGKMTTIVPCYKEVTIGTISSILRQAGLRVDEFERL; this is translated from the coding sequence ATGCCGCTTAAGCCTTTATCTTATCGTGAGATTAAACGCAAGTTGGAAGCGGCAGGGTTTGAAGTTATTAGTCAAAAGGGGAGTCATGTTAAGTTTGCCAAGGATACTCCCGAAGGAAAAATGACAACGATTGTTCCCTGTTATAAGGAGGTAACAATCGGTACAATTAGCAGTATTTTAAGGCAAGCGGGATTAAGGGTTGATGAGTTTGAGCGTTTATAG
- a CDS encoding type II toxin-antitoxin system HicB family antitoxin: MRQVLTARIFQEDNWFVAQCLEVDVASQGETETEALNNLQEALELHFEPPCATVIPQLQKIEVEINAA, from the coding sequence ATGAGACAGGTACTTACAGCGAGAATTTTTCAAGAAGATAATTGGTTTGTTGCCCAATGTTTAGAGGTTGATGTTGCTAGTCAAGGGGAAACAGAAACCGAGGCGTTAAACAATCTGCAAGAGGCTTTAGAATTACATTTTGAACCGCCTTGTGCGACAGTTATTCCCCAATTACAGAAGATAGAGGTAGAAATCAATGCCGCTTAA
- a CDS encoding type II toxin-antitoxin system VapC family toxin, whose amino-acid sequence MIIVDTGFWLALANEQDNHHQQAQLVIQRLREPLITTWCVVTETCYLLLTRIGNHAQLLFIQNFLAGGFEVFELQSNHVRRMQQLMKRYEDIPMDLADASLVVLAENLGHGKILTSDRRDFSIYRWQDTHTFQNLFLGYP is encoded by the coding sequence ATGATTATAGTTGATACAGGCTTCTGGTTGGCCCTCGCCAATGAGCAAGATAATCATCATCAACAAGCACAGCTTGTAATTCAAAGATTGCGAGAACCCCTAATAACAACCTGGTGTGTTGTCACCGAAACTTGTTACCTTTTGCTAACTCGTATCGGTAATCATGCTCAACTGCTATTTATCCAAAATTTCTTAGCAGGTGGTTTTGAAGTATTTGAATTACAATCAAATCATGTTAGACGAATGCAACAACTTATGAAACGTTATGAAGATATACCAATGGATCTAGCTGATGCTTCATTAGTAGTATTAGCTGAAAACTTAGGGCATGGGAAAATTTTAACGTCAGATCGCCGCGATTTTTCAATCTATCGCTGGCAGGATACCCATACTTTTCAAAATTTATTCTTAGGATATCCTTAA
- a CDS encoding type II toxin-antitoxin system HicA family toxin, translated as MPSLPGINHQRAIKAFEKAGFRIVRQGKHITMTDGEHILTIPRANPINAYTMGTIIKGAGMSIEEFKKLL; from the coding sequence ATGCCTAGTCTTCCCGGAATTAATCATCAACGAGCCATTAAAGCCTTTGAAAAAGCAGGATTTAGGATTGTTCGACAGGGTAAACATATTACAATGACTGATGGAGAGCATATCTTAACAATTCCCAGAGCTAATCCAATTAATGCTTATACAATGGGAACAATTATTAAAGGTGCCGGAATGTCTATTGAAGAATTTAAAAAACTTTTGTGA
- a CDS encoding HigA family addiction module antitoxin, with the protein MNEDKLMPIHPGEVLLEEFIKPMNLSQNQIALALGVPEQCINEIVHGKRCITADIALRLARYFDMSPRFWLGLQMDYDLDVVEDEIGDQLDKEVAVMTVICAEK; encoded by the coding sequence ATGAATGAAGATAAACTAATGCCAATTCATCCCGGTGAGGTTCTTTTAGAGGAATTTATCAAGCCAATGAACCTTAGTCAGAATCAAATAGCTCTGGCTCTTGGAGTTCCTGAACAATGTATTAACGAAATCGTTCACGGAAAGCGGTGTATCACGGCGGATATAGCTCTTCGGTTAGCTCGTTATTTTGATATGTCACCGCGATTTTGGCTGGGATTACAAATGGATTACGATCTGGACGTTGTTGAAGATGAAATAGGAGATCAATTGGACAAAGAAGTTGCTGTAATGACAGTTATTTGTGCAGAAAAGTAA
- a CDS encoding toxin-antitoxin system TumE family protein produces MAPDAFAEVTVWRVSQPVLPSEHPYKYRLAYIVNGKCVLRYDNERGKGDHRHFDGVESLYAFSSPDQLMADFNSDILRWNYEHGRS; encoded by the coding sequence TTGGCCCCAGACGCATTCGCAGAAGTCACTGTCTGGCGTGTTTCCCAACCAGTTCTGCCATCGGAGCATCCTTACAAATATCGTCTCGCTTACATAGTCAACGGCAAATGTGTGTTGCGATATGATAACGAACGCGGTAAAGGCGATCACCGTCATTTCGATGGTGTGGAGTCTCTTTATGCTTTCTCTTCGCCAGACCAATTGATGGCCGACTTCAACTCTGACATTTTGAGGTGGAATTATGAACACGGTCGTTCTTGA